A genomic window from Nitrospirota bacterium includes:
- a CDS encoding Re/Si-specific NAD(P)(+) transhydrogenase subunit alpha: MKIGVPKEIIPQERRVALIPESIKRILKKGFEVVVETGAGEFALIPDSEYEKAGAKVVSSPEALYSEADVILKVQRPALNTKLNKDEIDLMKEGAVLIAFLQPVNFPDLIQKIAARNITSFSMDAIPRTTLAQSMDALSSMATVAGYKAVITAANAIGKFFPMFMTAAGTIAPAKVLILGAGVAGLQAIATAKRLGGVVEVFDTRPACKEQVESLGVKFIELDVKHEEAQDAGGYAKQLSEDVINQEKELIQKHILAADVVITTAQVYGKKAPILITESMVKEMKKGSCIVDLAVEQGGNCELSEPGKEVVKHGVIINGFMNIPSSMPVHASQMYSRNLEKFLFHLTNEKGFKLDMNDEITHGSIITHKGEILYRKVKEAVAK; this comes from the coding sequence ATGAAAATAGGCGTTCCTAAAGAGATTATTCCCCAAGAACGGCGGGTCGCCCTTATTCCGGAATCGATCAAACGGATTCTAAAAAAAGGGTTCGAAGTGGTCGTTGAAACCGGCGCGGGGGAGTTTGCCCTTATTCCGGACAGTGAATATGAAAAAGCAGGCGCAAAGGTGGTCTCTTCACCTGAGGCTCTTTATAGCGAGGCTGACGTGATCTTAAAAGTTCAACGGCCGGCTTTAAACACAAAATTAAATAAAGACGAAATTGACCTGATGAAAGAAGGGGCAGTTTTAATCGCGTTTTTACAGCCGGTTAATTTTCCTGACCTGATTCAAAAGATAGCGGCGCGAAATATCACCTCGTTTTCAATGGATGCCATTCCCCGAACGACCCTTGCCCAGAGTATGGATGCCTTAAGCTCCATGGCGACGGTGGCAGGTTATAAAGCCGTGATCACGGCGGCAAACGCCATTGGCAAGTTTTTCCCGATGTTTATGACAGCGGCAGGGACAATTGCTCCCGCCAAAGTCCTGATTCTGGGAGCCGGCGTTGCGGGTCTGCAGGCCATTGCCACGGCAAAACGTTTGGGCGGGGTGGTGGAAGTTTTTGATACACGTCCTGCGTGTAAAGAACAGGTGGAAAGCCTGGGTGTTAAGTTTATTGAACTTGATGTTAAGCATGAAGAAGCCCAGGACGCAGGGGGATATGCCAAACAGCTTTCAGAAGATGTGATTAATCAGGAAAAAGAATTGATTCAAAAACATATCCTCGCGGCAGACGTGGTGATTACCACGGCTCAAGTCTATGGGAAAAAAGCGCCTATCCTGATTACTGAATCGATGGTGAAAGAGATGAAAAAAGGGTCTTGCATCGTAGATCTGGCGGTTGAGCAGGGAGGAAATTGTGAGTTGAGCGAGCCGGGCAAAGAGGTCGTAAAACATGGTGTCATTATTAACGGGTTTATGAATATTCCAAGTTCGATGCCTGTCCATGCCAGCCAGATGTATTCCCGGAATCTTGAGAAGTTTTTATTCCATTTGACGAACGAAAAAGGCTTTAAGTTGGACATGAATGACGAAATTACCCATGGGTCTATCATTACCCATAAAGGGGAAATTCTTTATAGAAAAGTTAAGGAAGCTGTAGCAAAATAA
- a CDS encoding cobyrinate a,c-diamide synthase → MENSKIQRRKGVLIAGTHSGAGKTTVTLAILEALTRRGFSIQAFKAGPDYLDPTFHEIATGRPSRNLDGWMMGRENVLRSFRQNTQDVDFSVIEGVMGLYDGLRGRSEEGSSAQIAQWLSVPVILVLDAKGLARTAASVVSGCQKFDPGIQIQGVIFNRIGSKNHLEILKESVESYCKVKVLGGIPLDASMTIPERHLGLVQAKESLSEMMRKRLAEMAEANLQLDELLKMECLNHDEEEPASFKPARERFVCKIGIAKDEAFHFYYQDNFDLLEQAGAQLVFFSPLRDKQIPDVDGLYFGGGYPEVHAEVLAENLPMLQSIRWFAEEGGPVYGECGGLMYLSKGIETAEGKFFPMAGLLPGQIKMGKKLKALGYRQMISLKDNLLFRAGEKARGHEYHYSEWLEAFPDKDLVAWQAAYQVKLPALPVRNAGLGGIGGREAPHGPLNINKSRGGENENFKEEGFFSGSVLASYVHLHFASNPSAACRWVSACEAYSKRMKR, encoded by the coding sequence ATGGAAAATTCTAAAATACAGCGGAGAAAAGGCGTTTTAATTGCTGGAACCCACAGCGGGGCAGGAAAAACCACCGTGACGTTAGCCATTTTGGAAGCGTTAACCCGAAGGGGCTTTTCCATTCAAGCTTTTAAGGCAGGTCCCGATTATCTTGACCCGACCTTTCATGAAATTGCGACCGGGAGGCCTTCCAGAAACCTCGACGGATGGATGATGGGGAGAGAGAACGTTCTGAGGAGCTTTAGACAGAACACGCAGGATGTGGACTTTTCCGTTATTGAAGGAGTCATGGGGCTTTATGACGGACTCAGGGGGAGGTCGGAGGAGGGAAGTTCGGCTCAAATTGCCCAATGGCTTTCCGTTCCCGTGATTTTAGTTTTGGACGCGAAAGGGCTCGCCAGGACAGCCGCTTCCGTTGTTTCGGGGTGTCAGAAATTCGACCCCGGAATCCAAATTCAAGGGGTCATTTTTAACCGGATTGGGAGCAAAAACCACCTGGAAATTTTGAAGGAATCAGTGGAGTCCTATTGCAAAGTAAAAGTCCTGGGAGGGATTCCCTTAGACGCCTCAATGACCATTCCTGAACGTCACCTTGGTCTTGTTCAGGCGAAAGAAAGTCTGTCGGAAATGATGCGGAAGAGGCTCGCCGAGATGGCTGAGGCCAATCTTCAACTAGACGAACTTCTCAAAATGGAATGCTTGAACCATGATGAGGAGGAACCTGCCTCCTTTAAGCCGGCCAGGGAGAGGTTTGTTTGCAAAATCGGCATTGCAAAAGATGAAGCATTTCATTTTTATTACCAGGATAATTTTGACTTATTGGAGCAGGCGGGAGCCCAACTTGTTTTCTTCTCCCCGCTTCGCGATAAACAAATTCCTGATGTTGATGGGCTTTATTTTGGCGGAGGGTATCCGGAGGTTCATGCGGAAGTTTTGGCTGAGAACCTGCCAATGTTGCAGTCGATCCGGTGGTTTGCGGAAGAAGGGGGGCCGGTTTATGGGGAATGTGGCGGGCTGATGTACCTTTCGAAAGGGATTGAAACGGCGGAAGGAAAGTTTTTCCCGATGGCGGGTCTCCTTCCCGGACAGATTAAAATGGGCAAAAAGTTAAAAGCCCTTGGTTACCGCCAAATGATAAGCCTGAAAGATAATCTCCTTTTTCGCGCCGGAGAAAAAGCCAGAGGGCATGAATATCATTATTCCGAATGGCTGGAGGCTTTCCCGGATAAAGACCTGGTGGCCTGGCAGGCTGCTTATCAAGTGAAGCTACCGGCTTTGCCGGTGCGTAACGCGGGGCTCGGGGGCATCGGAGGACGCGAAGCGCCGCACGGGCCCCTGAATATAAATAAGTCCCGGGGGGGGGAGAATGAAAATTTCAAAGAAGAAGGTTTTTTCAGCGGTTCTGTTTTGGCCAGTTATGTTCACCTTCATTTTGCCTCTAATCCCTCGGCGGCATGCCGGTGGGTTTCAGCCTGTGAAGCTTATAGCAAAAGGATGAAACGATGA
- a CDS encoding NAD(P) transhydrogenase subunit alpha, whose protein sequence is MLSPFMVDIYVLMLAGFVGFELIRKVPPTLHTPLMSGTNAITGISLVGALVAAGHQGGTTATILGLLAVISASINVVGGFMLTDRMLKMFKKKEK, encoded by the coding sequence ATGTTATCTCCATTCATGGTCGATATCTATGTCCTGATGCTCGCCGGGTTTGTTGGATTTGAGCTGATTCGAAAAGTTCCGCCGACCCTCCATACGCCGTTGATGTCTGGAACCAATGCCATTACCGGAATCTCGCTGGTCGGGGCTTTGGTGGCTGCCGGTCATCAAGGGGGAACCACAGCGACGATATTAGGATTACTTGCCGTGATCTCAGCCTCTATCAATGTCGTCGGCGGATTTATGCTGACCGACCGGATGTTAAAAATGTTTAAGAAGAAGGAAAAATAA